Proteins encoded within one genomic window of Companilactobacillus sp.:
- a CDS encoding ABC transporter permease, which translates to MNLIVSTISQGLIWAVMAIGLFITFRILDFPDMTVEGSFPLGAVTTVMFIQNGMNPELAMLIAFVFGCLAGFATAFMYAKMNIPILLAGILSMTGLYSVNLRILGKANMSLTKPDNVFNQFGLDKLPTNFNGIFLGIIILAIITFLLTVFLNTEKGQAVIATGDNETMAASMGINTTVMKFIGLMVSNGIVALTGGLIAQQNGFADVNMGIGSIVIGLSAIIIGEVIYPDVPLSIRLITVIIGSIVYRLILMIVLQLGFNTNDLKLISAIILALCLALPSIRAEFFKLFRNGVKTK; encoded by the coding sequence ATGAATCTAATCGTATCTACTATCAGTCAAGGTCTCATTTGGGCCGTAATGGCAATTGGTTTATTCATTACTTTCAGAATTTTAGACTTCCCTGATATGACGGTTGAAGGAAGTTTTCCATTGGGTGCTGTCACAACGGTCATGTTTATCCAAAATGGCATGAATCCAGAACTCGCTATGTTGATTGCCTTTGTATTCGGATGTTTAGCCGGTTTTGCGACAGCCTTCATGTACGCAAAAATGAACATCCCAATCCTTTTAGCCGGAATTCTTTCAATGACTGGTCTTTACTCAGTCAACTTGAGAATTCTTGGTAAAGCCAACATGTCGTTAACTAAACCAGATAATGTTTTTAACCAATTTGGCTTAGATAAATTGCCAACGAACTTTAACGGAATTTTTCTAGGGATTATCATTTTAGCTATCATCACCTTCCTATTAACTGTCTTTTTAAATACTGAAAAAGGCCAGGCAGTCATCGCTACTGGTGATAACGAAACTATGGCCGCATCAATGGGTATCAACACTACCGTCATGAAATTTATCGGTTTGATGGTTTCAAACGGAATCGTCGCTTTAACTGGTGGCTTGATTGCCCAACAAAACGGATTTGCCGACGTTAACATGGGTATTGGATCCATCGTTATCGGACTTTCTGCCATCATTATCGGTGAAGTTATTTACCCTGATGTTCCATTAAGCATCCGTTTGATCACAGTTATCATCGGTAGTATCGTCTACCGTTTGATTTTGATGATCGTGCTCCAATTAGGTTTCAACACCAACGACTTGAAGCTGATCTCAGCTATTATCTTGGCACTCTGCTTGGCACTTCCAAGCATCCGAGCCGAATTTTTCAAACTCTTTAGAAATGGGGTAAAAACGAAATGA
- a CDS encoding ABC transporter ATP-binding protein, translated as MKPIMELDDVEKTIYNDNESLNILDGINLKIYPQDFIVVLGTNGAGKSTLLDAITGANRITSGKIILNDKDITTENLAKRAQFISRVYQDPKLGTSPRMTVAENLLLAERRGLPRRMRSRRLKEHMPKFEKFISTMPTLDNRLNTFTEKLSGGQRQTLSFLMAIIQKPELLLLDEHTAALDPQTSADLMEATDRTIKEQKLTSLMVTHNLTEAVKYGNRLIVLKKGKIILDLNTEEKAKLKEEDLLEYF; from the coding sequence ATGAAACCAATCATGGAATTAGATGACGTTGAAAAAACAATTTATAACGACAACGAGTCTTTAAACATTTTAGACGGCATCAATTTAAAAATTTATCCCCAAGATTTCATCGTTGTCTTAGGAACTAACGGTGCTGGTAAGTCGACCTTACTGGACGCCATCACAGGAGCTAACCGGATCACTTCTGGAAAGATCATCCTAAACGACAAAGATATCACTACCGAAAATTTGGCAAAACGTGCTCAATTTATCAGTCGTGTTTACCAGGATCCAAAATTAGGAACATCTCCTAGAATGACCGTTGCTGAAAATCTCTTGTTAGCTGAACGTCGTGGTTTACCTAGACGTATGCGTTCAAGACGTTTAAAAGAACACATGCCTAAGTTTGAAAAATTTATCTCAACTATGCCAACTTTGGACAATCGTCTAAACACTTTTACGGAAAAATTATCAGGTGGTCAAAGACAAACGTTGAGTTTCTTGATGGCAATCATTCAAAAACCGGAATTGTTATTGTTAGATGAACATACAGCTGCCCTTGATCCGCAAACTAGTGCCGACTTAATGGAAGCAACTGATCGAACAATCAAGGAACAAAAGTTGACCAGTCTAATGGTCACGCATAATTTGACCGAAGCTGTAAAATATGGCAATCGCTTAATCGTCTTGAAAAAAGGTAAGATCATCTTAGATCTGAATACCGAAGAAAAAGCTAAATTAAAAGAAGAAGACTTGTTAGAGTACTTCTAA
- a CDS encoding helix-turn-helix domain-containing protein, with protein MATKKSFYNLETERVSEYTEKFILSDVQVGNVTGLKVMHHYWQDSDGEFWGDFDNPMENVLADFAAYRKYLHFLTPEEISKIIKPLNIDLRSLANFLGISASTISSISTNNRAQDKYQDNLFRSLHERIQTDGIDATKKYIEQVNNRQIDTNLNGSEIKDIRHKLNLTVREFSKQLGIGSSQLSQIENNLREPTTYQKTLFCWKQWQLKHDFHSKNQEVSD; from the coding sequence ATGGCAACTAAAAAATCTTTTTATAATCTCGAAACTGAACGAGTTTCTGAATATACTGAAAAATTCATTTTAAGCGATGTCCAGGTCGGCAATGTCACTGGTCTCAAAGTCATGCACCACTATTGGCAAGATTCTGATGGTGAATTTTGGGGTGACTTCGATAACCCAATGGAAAATGTTTTAGCCGACTTCGCTGCCTACCGTAAATATCTGCACTTTCTAACTCCTGAAGAGATTTCTAAAATTATTAAGCCGTTAAATATTGACCTGCGCAGTTTGGCAAATTTCCTTGGAATTAGTGCTTCAACGATTTCTTCAATATCAACTAATAATCGAGCTCAAGACAAATATCAAGATAATCTTTTTCGATCATTGCATGAACGAATTCAAACTGACGGAATTGATGCAACCAAAAAATATATTGAACAAGTCAATAACCGACAAATCGACACAAATTTGAACGGGTCTGAAATTAAAGATATCCGCCACAAACTCAATTTGACCGTGAGAGAATTCTCAAAGCAATTAGGTATCGGTAGCTCTCAACTGTCGCAAATCGAAAACAATCTTCGTGAACCAACAACTTATCAAAAAACTTTGTTTTGCTGGAAGCAATGGCAATTAAAACATGACTTCCACAGTAAGAATCAAGAAGTTTCAGATTGA
- a CDS encoding amino acid ABC transporter ATP-binding/permease protein: MKLLMRLLKTAGRLNWILLASIIAGLVATFFQIGILWQGFSAFFHPVSALWLWIIVLALVGGVARFGEQYLGHLAAFKILSNMRNMVYQKILKLAPAKLDDARSSDVLKLLAQDIDQIEIFYAHTISPVVLGFLTSIVFVVGFWLVQPYLGIIALVSYLLIGLVYPIWSQRHLTSLTDDLNQADLQEQRLMSDAINGKSELQQYQAVDSHLKQLNNTSKHYWQLERQRSTGQVRNALSMQLTMVVSLILFVVVAKLTNVSLVWALVFPFTFSRVLALGNLPGSLAGGLLAARHVFELLDEKPLVDDEGTETIQTINDFSLKKVSFAYPQRPDDVILDSVNLKVKQGERVGLIGPSGAGKSTIMKLVMRWYAAQQGVVEVNDDDAKSYDLDQLRRTIKYVPQTAQVFNASIRENLTLRDTQITDEKIWEVLGWLDLTDTINSLYKGLDTMISSADQVLSAGEIQRLELARALVRESSLLILDEPTSNLDVVNEALILRTVKVHYHGTVVLVTHRHSSLALCDRVLELREGKLTEVN; encoded by the coding sequence ATGAAATTATTGATGAGATTATTAAAAACAGCCGGCCGCTTGAATTGGATCTTGCTAGCAAGCATTATTGCCGGACTAGTCGCAACTTTTTTCCAAATCGGTATTTTGTGGCAAGGTTTTAGCGCCTTTTTCCATCCAGTATCTGCTCTTTGGCTGTGGATTATCGTCCTAGCTTTAGTTGGTGGGGTAGCTAGATTTGGCGAACAGTATTTAGGACATTTGGCAGCCTTCAAGATCCTGTCAAATATGAGAAATATGGTCTATCAAAAAATTCTCAAGTTGGCACCTGCCAAGTTAGATGACGCTCGTAGTAGCGACGTTTTGAAATTGTTGGCTCAAGATATCGACCAGATCGAAATCTTTTACGCACATACGATCTCGCCAGTCGTACTCGGCTTTTTAACATCGATTGTGTTTGTGGTTGGATTTTGGTTGGTACAGCCATATTTAGGCATTATTGCCTTAGTTTCTTACCTATTAATAGGGTTAGTTTATCCAATCTGGAGTCAACGTCATTTAACTAGTTTGACCGATGACTTGAATCAAGCAGATTTGCAGGAACAGCGCTTGATGTCCGACGCAATCAATGGCAAGTCTGAATTGCAACAGTATCAAGCAGTCGACTCGCATTTAAAACAGTTGAATAATACTAGCAAGCATTATTGGCAGCTTGAACGTCAAAGAAGTACTGGCCAAGTTCGCAATGCTTTGAGCATGCAGCTGACTATGGTCGTTAGTTTGATCCTGTTCGTGGTCGTTGCTAAATTGACCAACGTATCCTTAGTTTGGGCCTTAGTCTTTCCGTTTACCTTCAGCCGAGTCCTAGCTTTAGGTAATTTACCAGGATCTCTAGCAGGTGGATTGTTAGCAGCACGTCATGTCTTTGAGTTGTTGGATGAGAAGCCATTAGTGGATGATGAGGGAACTGAAACAATTCAAACCATCAATGATTTTAGCTTGAAAAAAGTTTCGTTCGCTTATCCACAGCGTCCAGATGATGTCATACTTGATTCAGTAAACTTAAAGGTCAAACAGGGTGAACGTGTTGGATTGATTGGTCCCAGTGGTGCTGGAAAGAGTACCATTATGAAGTTAGTCATGCGTTGGTATGCGGCTCAACAAGGCGTCGTTGAGGTTAACGATGACGATGCCAAATCATACGACTTAGACCAATTGCGTAGGACCATCAAATATGTTCCTCAAACGGCTCAAGTTTTTAACGCCAGTATTCGTGAAAACCTAACGTTACGTGATACCCAAATCACGGATGAAAAAATTTGGGAAGTCTTAGGATGGTTAGATCTGACCGATACCATCAACAGTTTGTATAAGGGATTGGACACGATGATCTCAAGTGCTGACCAAGTCTTATCTGCTGGTGAGATTCAGCGTTTAGAATTAGCGCGAGCATTAGTCCGTGAGAGCTCACTGCTGATTTTGGATGAACCTACAAGCAACTTAGATGTCGTCAATGAAGCCCTGATTTTAAGAACCGTCAAAGTCCATTATCACGGGACTGTTGTGTTAGTCACGCATCGCCACAGCTCATTGGCATTGTGTGACCGAGTATTGGAATTAAGAGAAGGAAAATTAACAGAAGTAAATTAG
- a CDS encoding ATP-binding cassette domain-containing protein, with protein sequence MVKRLWGLGASARWKMWIQILGQWLSELLVVTVLWAGAQWISVGVVSPVLYWIIGFQILVTVIYLSAIKQINKNGWAVLASRDLQDRYLKAYLKTTDTSDDDVMKVLHQDLRTLKSVTIFFDTIIPTILQLALMGVVVIVVGIFIHPLTVLIPFAGILLLGMGMGMLQGMGDKTNLAYIGSFNRMGQRFLDDFLGMSTLIMDQRQHEYAKDFKNDSENFRQKTMGVLVYQLQSLTIMDFFLYGAIGFFLFAQGQAVLAGTLTISAAVGLSTLTAIWLIDFRKFGYFMHVFMSTLPKIKHLFSIIDADKPVQSTNAESLNSIEKIEFCGDFGYQDSLLNITELTLKPGQVVGLTGPSGSGKSTLAKTLMQQIPLLNGEIKLNSQTDLANIAPLTWLKHVAYLGPVTALFDGTIEDNLLLGPHPADWKQQLEELNLCQFVSELPEGFKTPVGENGSQLSPGQRQQIAVARAVLSDKDVYIFDEVTSNIDPENADTILNVIKKISSTKIVLLITHRLADLEQLSKLYLISDKKLIAGDFSSLQKQVPEFKALVQAQQNLLQEAGLQ encoded by the coding sequence ATGGTTAAAAGATTGTGGGGGCTAGGGGCTTCTGCTCGCTGGAAGATGTGGATCCAAATTCTGGGGCAGTGGCTAAGCGAATTGTTAGTAGTTACGGTCCTTTGGGCGGGCGCACAGTGGATCTCCGTGGGTGTGGTCAGTCCAGTTTTATATTGGATCATTGGTTTTCAAATTTTGGTCACAGTGATTTATTTATCTGCGATTAAGCAGATCAACAAGAATGGCTGGGCAGTGTTAGCCAGTCGTGACTTGCAGGACCGGTATTTGAAAGCTTATTTAAAAACGACCGATACTTCTGACGATGATGTGATGAAAGTGTTGCATCAAGATTTGCGGACGTTGAAAAGCGTCACAATATTTTTCGACACGATCATTCCGACGATTTTGCAATTAGCCTTGATGGGCGTGGTTGTCATCGTGGTCGGCATATTCATCCATCCACTGACAGTCTTGATTCCATTTGCTGGCATTCTGCTTCTTGGAATGGGCATGGGGATGCTTCAAGGTATGGGCGACAAAACTAATCTTGCCTATATTGGCAGTTTTAACCGAATGGGCCAACGTTTTCTCGATGACTTCTTAGGGATGTCAACTTTGATCATGGATCAGCGCCAACATGAATATGCCAAGGATTTTAAAAATGATTCTGAGAATTTCCGCCAAAAAACAATGGGGGTTCTGGTTTATCAGCTTCAGTCGCTGACAATCATGGATTTCTTCTTATATGGTGCGATTGGATTTTTCCTATTCGCCCAAGGACAAGCAGTCCTGGCCGGAACTTTGACCATCAGTGCAGCGGTCGGCTTGAGTACGTTGACGGCCATTTGGCTGATCGACTTTCGTAAATTCGGCTACTTCATGCACGTCTTTATGTCGACACTTCCAAAAATCAAACATTTATTTTCCATTATCGACGCAGACAAACCAGTGCAATCAACCAATGCAGAATCATTAAATTCCATTGAAAAAATCGAATTCTGTGGCGACTTTGGTTACCAGGACTCGCTATTAAATATCACTGAATTAACGTTAAAACCAGGACAAGTCGTTGGATTGACTGGACCTAGTGGTAGCGGGAAGAGTACATTGGCTAAAACGTTGATGCAACAAATTCCACTACTAAATGGAGAAATCAAGTTAAACAGTCAAACTGACCTGGCAAACATTGCGCCACTGACTTGGCTTAAACACGTTGCTTACCTAGGACCTGTAACGGCGTTATTCGATGGCACAATTGAAGATAATCTATTATTAGGACCACATCCAGCTGACTGGAAACAACAACTGGAAGAGTTAAATCTTTGTCAGTTTGTTTCGGAATTACCTGAAGGTTTCAAAACTCCAGTCGGGGAGAATGGTTCGCAGCTATCTCCAGGTCAACGTCAACAAATTGCCGTCGCTCGAGCTGTTTTGAGCGATAAGGATGTGTATATTTTTGACGAGGTCACTTCAAACATTGACCCTGAAAATGCTGATACGATCTTAAACGTTATTAAAAAGATTTCTTCTACTAAGATTGTTTTATTGATCACGCATCGATTAGCTGATTTAGAACAACTTTCAAAATTGTATTTGATCTCCGACAAAAAATTAATTGCAGGGGATTTCTCAAGCTTGCAGAAACAAGTCCCTGAATTTAAAGCTCTAGTTCAGGCTCAACAAAATCTATTACAGGAGGCCGGATTGCAATGA
- the argC gene encoding N-acetyl-gamma-glutamyl-phosphate reductase has translation MNVGLVGVTGYSGSVLYELLLRHPNVDHVNLYGHAQKVAQSLESVLPGLRRRDNILPYNSADIMKNNEMVFFATSAGVTTELAKPFIDANFPVIDLAGDYRLKSRDVYKKWYKKEAPEEKYLQKSHYGITDFTSSKNETYVSNPGCYATSTILALAPLVQNHLIDPTSIVVDAKSGTSGAGKKLTEITHFSKTNENLQLYKVNQHQHIPEIVQQLQEWDEDVPYIQFTTTLLPLTRGIMASCYAKAKPDITEEDVKKAFVQTYSDDTFVTATEGVFPTLKQVVGTNFCDIGYQLNPVTHQIVIISVIDNLLKGAAGQAIQNFNQMFDYAPETGLDLIPVLPN, from the coding sequence ATGAATGTTGGTCTTGTCGGCGTTACTGGTTATTCCGGTAGCGTGCTCTACGAATTATTACTGCGACATCCTAACGTTGATCACGTCAACTTATACGGACACGCACAAAAAGTAGCACAATCTTTAGAATCGGTACTACCTGGACTGCGACGACGCGATAACATATTGCCTTATAATTCTGCTGATATCATGAAAAATAATGAAATGGTATTTTTCGCAACCTCGGCTGGAGTCACAACTGAGTTAGCTAAGCCGTTTATCGACGCTAACTTCCCTGTGATCGACCTAGCCGGTGACTATCGTTTGAAGTCACGTGACGTTTACAAGAAATGGTACAAAAAAGAAGCACCAGAAGAGAAATACTTGCAAAAGTCACATTATGGAATCACTGATTTTACTAGTTCTAAGAATGAAACTTACGTTTCAAATCCTGGCTGCTACGCCACATCAACTATCTTGGCTCTAGCACCACTAGTACAAAATCATCTGATCGACCCAACTTCAATCGTAGTGGATGCCAAATCTGGTACATCCGGTGCGGGAAAGAAATTAACTGAAATTACTCATTTCAGTAAAACCAATGAAAATCTGCAACTGTATAAGGTAAATCAACATCAACACATTCCTGAAATTGTTCAACAATTGCAAGAATGGGACGAAGACGTACCTTATATTCAGTTTACAACTACATTATTACCACTGACACGTGGAATCATGGCCAGTTGCTATGCAAAGGCAAAACCTGACATAACTGAAGAAGACGTCAAAAAAGCATTCGTCCAAACTTATTCAGACGACACCTTTGTAACTGCTACTGAAGGAGTATTCCCAACTTTGAAACAAGTTGTCGGAACCAACTTCTGTGACATAGGTTATCAATTAAACCCTGTTACCCATCAAATCGTGATAATCAGTGTGATTGATAACCTCCTAAAAGGTGCTGCCGGACAAGCGATTCAAAACTTTAACCAAATGTTTGATTACGCACCGGAGACAGGATTAGATCTAATCCCTGTCTTACCTAATTAG
- the argJ gene encoding bifunctional glutamate N-acetyltransferase/amino-acid acetyltransferase ArgJ gives MVPFTWPKGYKSDGVHAGLRKDKKDMGWIFSETPAQAAGTYTTNQFQAAPTKLTKNTINQDHKLQAIIMNSANANSVTGNQGDLDAAKSQKLVADKLGIDQDLVGVASTGVIGEPLPMDIIEKGINELQLLDNDNATYAILTTDKHNKTISTQVQVAGKTVTISGFCKGSGMIHPKMATMLGFVLTDAKVADGLLQLMLSNEVETTFNQITVDGDTSTNDMVVTMANGQAGNDELTTDSPDYQNFVSAFNKVLAELAKDIAADGEGATKLVEVNVKNAANHDDAQKVSKAIVGSSLVKTAIFGQDANWGRIIAAIGQTNAKVDIDHTSVWLNGLALVDNSKTANFDEAEMKESLGNDKITILVDLNSGTATGQAWGCDLTYNYVRINASYRS, from the coding sequence ATCGTGCCGTTTACCTGGCCAAAGGGATACAAATCTGACGGAGTCCATGCCGGACTTCGTAAAGATAAAAAAGATATGGGCTGGATTTTTTCAGAAACTCCTGCCCAAGCTGCTGGAACTTACACCACAAATCAATTTCAAGCAGCTCCAACTAAATTGACTAAGAATACCATCAATCAGGATCACAAATTACAAGCAATCATCATGAATTCAGCAAACGCCAATTCAGTCACCGGAAACCAAGGCGACCTTGACGCTGCTAAATCTCAAAAACTAGTCGCTGATAAATTAGGTATCGACCAAGATCTTGTTGGCGTTGCATCAACTGGCGTTATCGGCGAACCTTTGCCAATGGATATCATTGAAAAAGGTATCAATGAACTGCAGTTGCTAGATAACGACAATGCAACCTATGCGATCCTAACGACTGACAAGCATAACAAAACCATTTCTACCCAAGTTCAAGTAGCTGGAAAAACTGTTACTATCTCAGGATTCTGTAAAGGTTCTGGTATGATCCATCCCAAAATGGCAACCATGCTGGGATTTGTCTTAACAGACGCAAAAGTAGCTGACGGTTTGTTACAACTGATGTTGAGCAACGAAGTTGAGACTACCTTTAACCAGATCACCGTTGACGGCGATACTTCTACCAACGATATGGTTGTCACCATGGCCAACGGACAAGCCGGCAATGATGAATTAACAACTGATAGTCCTGACTATCAAAACTTCGTTTCTGCTTTTAACAAAGTCTTAGCTGAACTTGCCAAAGATATTGCTGCTGATGGCGAAGGTGCCACTAAATTAGTAGAAGTAAACGTTAAAAACGCTGCTAATCATGACGACGCCCAGAAAGTTTCCAAGGCAATCGTTGGTTCAAGTTTAGTTAAAACCGCTATTTTTGGACAAGATGCCAACTGGGGCCGGATCATTGCAGCAATCGGTCAAACGAACGCCAAAGTCGATATCGACCACACTTCAGTTTGGCTCAACGGTTTAGCTCTAGTCGACAATAGCAAAACTGCTAACTTCGACGAAGCTGAAATGAAAGAATCACTTGGAAACGATAAAATCACCATTTTAGTTGACCTCAATTCGGGAACAGCTACAGGTCAAGCCTGGGGCTGCGACCTTACTTACAATTATGTCCGAATCAATGCATCTTACAGAAGCTAA
- the argB gene encoding acetylglutamate kinase, which yields MKETIVIKIGGNASDQLPATFFKQIKDWWEQGKKILIIHGGGPQISQWSEKMHLSVKKIDGIRVTNSDTLNVTKAVLLGLVQPKLCQFVANAGLPVIGMNASDNHLLQGNYLNQSEYGEVGKVTKINKRWLDEQLQDQIGILAPLAQTADGHWLNVNADMAAATIAIQLGAESLVLLTDVPGVLNSGKVVPQLTETAANQLFQKDVIKSGMMPKIQASFRALKNGVNQTFITNDLGRPGTQFQY from the coding sequence ATGAAGGAAACAATCGTTATTAAAATAGGTGGAAACGCGTCTGACCAATTGCCAGCGACATTTTTTAAACAAATCAAAGACTGGTGGGAACAAGGCAAAAAAATCTTGATCATCCACGGCGGCGGTCCACAGATCTCCCAATGGAGCGAGAAGATGCACCTATCAGTCAAAAAAATCGACGGTATCAGAGTTACTAATTCCGATACCTTGAATGTCACTAAAGCTGTCCTACTAGGTTTGGTACAGCCAAAACTATGTCAATTCGTTGCTAATGCTGGACTCCCCGTTATCGGTATGAACGCCAGCGACAATCACCTGCTCCAAGGAAATTATTTGAATCAATCAGAATATGGAGAAGTTGGTAAGGTTACTAAGATCAACAAACGTTGGCTCGATGAACAATTACAGGACCAAATCGGTATCCTAGCTCCATTAGCTCAAACTGCTGATGGTCATTGGCTAAATGTCAATGCCGACATGGCCGCTGCCACGATTGCTATTCAATTAGGCGCTGAATCGTTAGTCTTATTGACCGATGTACCCGGCGTGCTGAATTCTGGCAAAGTTGTCCCACAGCTGACCGAAACAGCCGCCAACCAACTGTTCCAAAAGGACGTGATCAAGTCAGGCATGATGCCAAAGATCCAAGCTTCATTCAGAGCTTTGAAAAATGGCGTCAATCAAACCTTTATCACCAACGACTTAGGTCGTCCAGGAACTCAATTTCAATACTAA
- a CDS encoding acetylornithine transaminase, which translates to MEHVFPTYARFPFDLVEGHDVYLTDNNNKTYLDFTSGIGVCSFGYSNKVIMEKVESQLHKVWHISNLYESQIQDEVADQLTNDDQLAFFCNSGTEANEAAFKLARKYTGKTTVLAFNNGFHGRTYGAMSLTGNPDIQKGFFPLVPDVEFADYNDEKAVSMINSDLAAVILEVIQGEGGVYVADKSWLADIQKACHDNGVLLIIDEVQTGIGRTGTKFAYEQFDLDPDIITSAKALGNGTPIGAMIGKKKLASAFGPGTHGTTFGGNKLSMAAANGVLEQLTPEFLDSVQAKSTLVWKQLNDEIKPLPVVTDITGLGFMIGIHLDESVNVSDIITKLHHEGLLTLSAKHNTLRLLPPLIMDEDNLSKGIEKIKQVLS; encoded by the coding sequence ATGGAACACGTTTTCCCAACTTATGCTCGGTTTCCATTCGATCTAGTCGAAGGACATGACGTTTATCTGACCGACAACAATAATAAAACTTATCTCGACTTTACTAGTGGCATCGGTGTTTGTAGCTTCGGTTACAGCAACAAGGTAATCATGGAAAAAGTCGAATCTCAATTACACAAAGTGTGGCATATCTCTAATCTTTACGAGAGCCAAATTCAAGACGAGGTCGCTGATCAATTAACTAATGACGACCAATTAGCTTTTTTCTGTAACTCAGGTACTGAAGCTAACGAAGCAGCCTTTAAACTGGCACGTAAATACACTGGCAAGACCACAGTCCTAGCTTTCAACAATGGATTCCACGGACGTACCTACGGTGCCATGTCACTGACAGGAAATCCAGATATTCAAAAAGGCTTTTTCCCATTAGTCCCCGATGTTGAATTTGCCGACTATAATGATGAAAAAGCTGTCTCAATGATCAATTCAGATCTTGCAGCCGTGATTCTTGAAGTTATCCAAGGCGAAGGTGGCGTTTATGTTGCTGATAAATCTTGGCTGGCTGATATTCAAAAAGCTTGTCACGACAACGGCGTATTGTTGATCATTGACGAAGTACAAACAGGTATCGGAAGAACCGGAACAAAATTTGCATACGAGCAATTCGACCTAGACCCTGACATTATTACATCTGCTAAGGCTCTAGGAAACGGCACCCCAATTGGTGCGATGATTGGCAAAAAGAAACTGGCTAGTGCTTTTGGACCAGGAACTCACGGAACAACCTTTGGTGGCAACAAATTATCAATGGCTGCGGCGAATGGAGTTCTGGAACAACTGACTCCAGAATTTCTTGATTCTGTTCAGGCTAAATCCACATTAGTATGGAAACAATTAAATGACGAGATCAAACCATTGCCAGTCGTGACGGATATCACTGGTCTTGGATTTATGATCGGAATTCATTTAGATGAATCCGTTAACGTTTCAGATATCATTACTAAATTACATCACGAAGGCTTGCTGACACTCTCAGCCAAGCACAATACCCTCCGTTTGCTCCCTCCACTTATTATGGATGAAGACAATCTTTCAAAAGGTATTGAAAAAATCAAACAAGTCCTTTCATAG
- a CDS encoding VOC family protein, with amino-acid sequence MVEKLKWDHTIIDVNDIDGAIKWFDDLGITFHYGGKHEQWGTSNAVGYFGLNYIELMSVYNPELASHVVRDGATSIYDCIHDLPQQHINTIGFRTNDIQSVHERLLSQNFPVEDIQTGTRMDPKGNLITWKIFFVRNKFFETPYPYVVQWNNPDYIRKENLIKKGLLVDHKRKGITVKQAIYRVSNPEIMAIKWGQFVGISPIRQGQDFVIDFGLKQIVFTSGTRNHITDLVFTNSGDLAGKVLKFGDANLQFE; translated from the coding sequence ATGGTAGAAAAATTAAAATGGGATCACACTATTATTGATGTCAATGATATCGATGGTGCCATTAAATGGTTTGACGATCTAGGCATCACCTTTCATTATGGCGGGAAACACGAGCAATGGGGAACCTCAAACGCCGTTGGATATTTCGGTTTGAACTACATCGAATTGATGAGCGTCTACAATCCTGAGCTAGCTAGTCATGTCGTCCGCGACGGTGCTACATCTATCTATGACTGCATTCACGATTTACCGCAGCAACACATTAACACGATTGGTTTTAGAACCAACGATATTCAATCCGTTCATGAGCGCTTATTATCACAAAATTTCCCGGTTGAAGATATCCAGACCGGTACTAGAATGGATCCCAAGGGCAATTTGATCACTTGGAAAATTTTCTTCGTTAGAAACAAATTCTTTGAAACACCTTATCCTTACGTAGTTCAATGGAATAACCCTGATTACATCAGAAAAGAAAATTTGATCAAAAAGGGATTGCTAGTTGATCACAAGCGTAAGGGAATTACGGTAAAACAAGCTATTTACCGCGTATCTAATCCGGAAATAATGGCGATAAAATGGGGGCAATTTGTCGGTATTAGTCCAATTAGACAAGGACAAGATTTCGTAATTGATTTTGGACTCAAACAAATCGTCTTCACGTCCGGAACTAGGAATCACATCACCGATTTAGTATTTACCAACTCAGGGGATTTAGCTGGTAAAGTCTTAAAATTCGGCGATGCTAATTTACAATTTGAATAA